The genomic stretch TTGGAGGTAAAAATAGAAAGAAAAATATACATTAAAGGAAGGTAAGTAGTCGTGAATTGTGAAATTTTGTCTGTTGGTACAGAGCTATTGATGGGACAGATAGCTAATACAAATGCAATGTATATATCTAATAAACTAAATGAGATAGGCGTTAATGTGTATTATCATAGTGTAGTTGGAGATAATCCGTCTAGAATGGAGGATGTGATAAAACTTGCATTGAGTAGGGCAGATTTGGTTCTGTTAACAGGAGGCTTAGGTCCTACCGAAGATGATTTAACCAAAGAGATAGTTTCACAAGTATTGGGAAGAAAGCTGGAGTTTAGTGAAGATGTTTATGCGTGTATAGAAGATTATTTTGTAAGGAATCGAAAGAGGAATACGCCTAATAATAGAAAGCAAGCATATGTACCGGAAGGAGCAATTGTTGTACCTAATAAAGTGGGGACAGCATGTGGTTTTATATTAGAGGTTGGAGAAAAGGTGGTAATTATGTTACCAGGTCCACCTTTGGAGTTAAATCCCATGTTGAATGATACAATTGTTCCTTATTTGGCTAAAAGGACTAATAGATCAATAAAGTCTAAGTATATAAAGGTATTTGGACTAGGAGAGGCAGATGTTTGCGATAGAATATCAGATTTGATAGAGTCGCAAAGTGATCCAACAATAGCTACATATTGTGAATTGGGAGAAGTTTTAATAAGGGTAACTACTAGCCAAAGAGATGATAGTGTATTGAGTTTGATGGTAAGAAAGTTATATGATTATTTAGGAGAATATATATACAGTGAAAATGGTGAGAAGTTAGAAGAAGTTGTAGTAAAGCTCTTACAAGAGAATAAAAAGAATGTTGCCTGCGCAGAGTCTTGTACAGGTGGGTTGTTGTCGGCAAAACTAACTAGCGTTAGTGGATCATCGCAAGTGTTTAATAGAGGGATAGTTTCGTACAGTAATGTGGCAAAAATGGAAAATTTAAATGTTCCAGAGGACATTTTAAATAAATTTGGTGCGGTTAGCAAGGAAACTGCTGAGTACATGGCAAGAGGAGTTAGAGAAATATCAAATACTGATATAGGTGTGTCAATAACAGGTATAGCAGGGCCTACAGGAGGTACAAAAGAAAAACCAGTAGGCTTGGTTTATATAGGATTATCGACGAAGTTTAAGACTATAGCTATAGAGACAAGATTAAATGGAGACAGAAACAAAATAAGGGAATTGACTTGCAAGAACGTATTAAATATGATACGTCTTGAAATAATAGGCAAGTTAAATAAGTAGAGGTGTTTTAATTTGGAGAAAAAATCTAAAGTAACGTTAAAAGGCGCGGCCCTAATAGTGATGTCGTCTATAGTGGTTAGTAGACTAACAGGATTTTTAAGAGAAATGTTAGTACCTAATATGATAGGAGTAGACGAGGTTGGAGATGCATACACCATTGCATTTAAGATAACGGGGCTTATGTATGACTTACTCGTTGGTGGAGCGATTTCATCAGCTCTTATACCTGTGTTGTCTGGATATATTATAAAAGATAAAGAGGAAGAAGGCTGGAAGGCTGTAAGTACTTTTATGAATATGGTGCTTATTGCGATGATTGTATTTTGTGTGTT from Clostridiales bacterium encodes the following:
- a CDS encoding competence/damage-inducible protein A is translated as MNCEILSVGTELLMGQIANTNAMYISNKLNEIGVNVYYHSVVGDNPSRMEDVIKLALSRADLVLLTGGLGPTEDDLTKEIVSQVLGRKLEFSEDVYACIEDYFVRNRKRNTPNNRKQAYVPEGAIVVPNKVGTACGFILEVGEKVVIMLPGPPLELNPMLNDTIVPYLAKRTNRSIKSKYIKVFGLGEADVCDRISDLIESQSDPTIATYCELGEVLIRVTTSQRDDSVLSLMVRKLYDYLGEYIYSENGEKLEEVVVKLLQENKKNVACAESCTGGLLSAKLTSVSGSSQVFNRGIVSYSNVAKMENLNVPEDILNKFGAVSKETAEYMARGVREISNTDIGVSITGIAGPTGGTKEKPVGLVYIGLSTKFKTIAIETRLNGDRNKIRELTCKNVLNMIRLEIIGKLNK